The Lachnospiraceae bacterium KM106-2 nucleotide sequence ATCGCTGAAGTAAAAGTTACAGAAAACCAAGAAACTGAAGGTATTGGTTCTAAGGCAATCGATGAACTTCCTTCAAAAATCGTTGAAAAACAATCTACAGATGTAGATGCTGTTTCTGGTGCTACTAAAACTTCTGATGCTATCAAAGAAGCTGTAGACAACGCTTTAGCAGAAGCTAAATAGTTATTGTAATTTATAATAAGAAAGAGGTACGAATTACCACGGTAATTTGTACCTCTTTTTAACATAGTACATGCTTATTTCTCATATGATAAAGGTAGAAGAACAAATCCGAATCATAGTAAGGAGGATGATAGTATGACAATAACGAAAGGAACCATTGTTCGTACCATCTTATTGGTAATTGTATTGATCAATATTATTTTAAAGAATACGGGCAATCCTATTATTCAAGTTGATGAAGGTACTGTAGGAAGTCTTGTTGAGACTATTGTTGAGATCATATGTATCGCTGTTGCATGGTGGAAGAACAATTCCTT carries:
- a CDS encoding phage holin encodes the protein MTITKGTIVRTILLVIVLINIILKNTGNPIIQVDEGTVGSLVETIVEIICIAVAWWKNNSFTQNAIKADEFMRKLNDTELKK
- a CDS encoding fumarate reductase flavoprotein subunit, producing the protein MRKIKTFVALTMVTAAVALTGCSSEKAASYTDGTYTGTSDKGQHAGLKVEVTVKDSKIAEVKVTENQETEGIGSKAIDELPSKIVEKQSTDVDAVSGATKTSDAIKEAVDNALAEAK